CCTCTCACTAGTGATGCTATTCACTCTGGTTATGTGTGACGGTAAATATTCCTGTGTCCCAATcattgtcagtatgtgtgtcatgATTTCCCCCGTAGTGTCAGGGAACCATCGTCTGCTGGCAACTCTGGAAGGTGTGTGTAGTGTTACACTCCCAGTCATTGTGTGGGGGATGGTCATCAGCCAGTCGACTTCCTTGGTGAGGTTCGTCTCACTGAGGCGTGGCCAGTGGTATCTGAGTTTGCCTCACCACCTCGCGTTCACCGCGCCCTACCCATTCATCAGTGAAGTATCCACATGTATGATGATGTGTCGTGAGCTTTACTGTCCTCCCCTGGCCTGTGTTAACCATCGTTCATGTAGCGTATGTCTCCGCCTTACGTCGACCATAATACTTCCTTTCATTCTGTAAGTCAACTTAACAAACTCGTCTTTCTTCTCGACGTTCCTGCAACTCTTCACTTCTGGACAGCtttctcaccgtcgtgctcacatgcTTCTTGCCTTTCCCCGTCAGAAATGATGTCGTCTGGTTTGTTGTTGTCGGTTCATCGTCATCACCGTAAACCACTTCAGCATAAACCTCATCATTATAAACGACGTCATCATCataaatcacatcatcataaaccacgtcatcatgaccctcccaacaccaccagtcACCTGCTTCTCTCGTGTGTTTTTCTCTTATGATGATGACATTTGATGACAACCCACTATCATGTGAGACCTTGTGACATCATGTAACGTACGATAACAGTCTTTGCCTCACCGCCGTCAGCCGCTATGGTCAGCAGAAGCGGCGTGAACCAGTCAGCGGCTGAGGTGGTACGTCCtgacgtccccaccaccacagcctgggcCTCCTTCACCACAGAGGACGTGCTGATCGTCGCTGAGGACCATGAGAATGCCACCGTGGCCTTCgtcatcaggtcaggtcaaatcTGTTCCTCCTCAAACTTTACATATGGCATTATTCATTGGTTATATTGACCTCAGCGCCGAGCGATGACTGGATGGTGAGCAGCAGGTCAACCACACTGAGAGTGGGTCATGAGTGATGGTTGCTCCAGCGGTCATGAGGAAGATATCAGTCGTAGTTATGATCCAGCTCACTCATGATTAATTACAATGTTATTAGAACTTGTGACAGTAGGACTCGTAATTATCCCCTTCATTTGTGATAgtttgtgttgtatatatataactatagaaCCTAGTGAACAGTTATGTGCCAAGGAGTTAAAATTTGATAGAACAAGTGTAGGAGCCACACCTCCCTGTATCTCTTGCTGAGTAAATAATTCATGATGAGAAACAGTCGtaatatttattttatacttGATGTTCAGACTTGTGATGGATTTGTGTTCTTAGTTATTATAAATCTTGGTATAATGCTCCATTATGGACTGAGACGGGAGGCctagtgacggtgtgtgtgtgtgtgtgtgtgtgtgtgtgtgtgtgtgtgtaggcagcaGGGTTGTCGTACatactgatggtgtgtgtgtgtatgtgttgcaggggagaggtgagtgagtgtgttaacataACCTTCACCTACGACCATGAGAAACCAACCATCCAGCCTGTGGAGGGTTTCTCCGTGTGTCCGCACCACCCGACGCCTCACgcactctccaccacacaacctgacCAGGTTCCTCCTGGTGGAGGTGACGAAGGTAGGCCTCGCGGTCAACACCTGCCCAGCATCGCATCACGGCCGCTGGCACCGCTACACATCTCCCTCCTGGCGGGCAGGAGGACGCAGGGGGTCGAGGTGTCGACCCAGCACCCGCCTCCTGTGATCGTCAATGTCAGCTTAGATATCGTCAGTTGCTCGGTCGGGAAGACCATCCTCATCGCTGAGGCTGACAGTCCTGTGGTTGAgtgagtaaggcgtgtgtgtgttgttatcagTGGGTCTTCCTCACGCGTTCCCTCCGTGATGGTTGCCGGTCTGCTGCAGTCTATGGTTTATGTGGGGACATTGTACACACggtccaccactctctctctctctctctctctctctctctctctctctctctctctctctctctctcaaacttctTTACTGTACATATTTTTACGAAACAGGAGAGACATTTAGGTAAAGATGATCCATGAAAACAGTGACTTCATGATAGATGTatgaccctccctctcctcaaatTACATTGACCTTATCCTTATCTTGACCTGTGATCTCTTGTTATTGAACATGTGTCGGTGGATGTCGATGCATCACTTACAACTAAAGCGACGTAGAAGTTGTTAAGTATAATCACAACTCAACAGAGAAACTGTTCAAGGCTTTTATCTTAATACGTGACCCTGCTCGTCCCGACGAGACGTCTCGTCGGGACGAGCAGGACACGACTCAGGGATCTGTGTGACACATCTCACGCATACATTAAGATCGCGATACATTCCCGGCTAGCCTCATGTGGGAGAAAGAATGAAGGATTATAAATGGAGAAATTGTTATTGTGAGCGACGTCAGGTTAAGTCGAAGACAGCCACGAGCCCTCCTCGCTGTTATGGACCAAACCCCCAGTCATTTATTCTTATGGAATAAACAAGTGTTCTATCAAGTTCATGCTACACTGCCTTTTTGTAACAAATTTATTGGTGTTAGGGGAGACGAAGCTTTGGTTGAGTGGGTAAGCTAGGGTCAAGTCGGGTCAGTGCTGGCAACGTAGACAGTGAGGGAGGGCACTACACAACACCAGGATCAACAATCtgcagtatatatgtattgtgttgttTGTTCTTGGTCAGCGTGGCTGATGCCTTCGTGCGTgtgtctgtcatccacaacacagCTCTGGAGGTCGCCAGCAACGTCATGGGCTGGATGTACACCATCGCTTGGGATGTCTCCTTCCTCCCACAGGTCATCCTCAACTGGAAAAGGAAAAGGTAAGTttactgcccacacacacacacacacacacgtacgtacgtacgtacgtacgtatgataAGTTGCCTGTGTGTCATTCTGATCAGCCTCGTGTTATACGGTGGTAATATTGTTCATCCTTTTTTTGTGTCGGGGCAAAGCATACGACCATGTCCTGATGCATGACATGGCTCAGTAGTAGCCACGAGAGATGTTAcccattcctctcctctccctccctccctcaccatactacCATGACTGACGCAAGGCATCGtcttctccctcctgcacctcagcGTGGTGGGCTTCAGTCTGGACAATGTCTGCCTCAACATCTTGGCCTACTTCTACTACATGCTGTTCAACGTGGCATTTTACGCCATACCATTGATCAAGGTACAGTCGCGGCGGCTGTGTGACAGGAACCAGCAAACCTTTACTTACAGTTTACTGAAATGATTCTACCATATAGACGACCAGTGCTTAACCTTGTAGTTAATGATGAATCACAACATACTTTCACCTCCATGTAAACAACCAACTGCCTACTGTGTCGTTTGAAAAATTAACGTTTACAATGTTTCATTATTAAGTAATTAACTttgtgttgtggttgatggtggtggtagttgaccttgtgtgtggtgaatgtagtggtggtgggtaagtTAACCTTGTGTTGTGGttaatgtagtggtggtggtaagttaACCTTGTGTTGTGGTTGATGCGGTGGTCATAACTACTGCAGGACCAGTTCAGGCAGCGGTACCCGAGGTCGGTCAACCACGTGCGTCTTAACGATGTCGTGTTCGCCTCCTACGCCACCGTCATGATCCTGTTCGAGGGCGTCCAGTGCTGCATGTATGAGGTATGGCCTGCCAGGACGTGGGTGACGGGGCTTACATCACGGTCTGGGTGACGTATTGTGCAGGTTATGtcaacgttgtgtgtgtgtgtgtgtgtgtgtgtgtgtgttactatcaAGTGATGGTAAGATTATTCACTATAACCAGAGCCCACAGAGATCCCAACATTCCAGCATGAGTCCATCTTTCCGAAagttcatgtctctctctctctcttctctctctctctctctctcatttagctATTCATCTGTCGAATTAACTTTATTACCATTTACACGGGACGGACCAAGTGTATATAGATCTGGACATTGATAGGTAAACTTTTTGCACTTGCCAAAGCCAACCCTTCAGGTTGGCGATGGGCTCGCATATTGTTCCTGTATCATTTACATAACTAATTTATTCTCTATTTCCCTGGGAGACAGCGCGGTCCGGGCCAAACCGTGTCCAGGTTGTGTCGTATGCTGCTGCTCGTGTTCGTATTGGTCGTCGTGGTGTCATGTGTGCTGGTGGGTGCGGGGATCATCTGGTGGCTGGACGTCTTCTACATCATGTCGtacctcaaactcatcatcacgcCCATCAAGTACACCCCTCAGGTCCGGCAGACTCATCCACGAGCCGACATAATACATCTGTGTCTGGGCATCATAGCCTAGTTTGGATTTGGGTGGATGTGGGCATGACATCCGCTCTGGGCTGCATTGTGCGTGTTCAGAAAAgtattggtgtgtgtggatgaaggCAGTCGACCTTCCTGGGTAAACTGTTGTGAGAGTATAATGTTTGTGTTCAGATGACGTGGAGGGATGTCGTAGGACTGTGTGGAAAGTGAGGC
This window of the Panulirus ornatus isolate Po-2019 chromosome 17, ASM3632096v1, whole genome shotgun sequence genome carries:
- the LOC139754803 gene encoding uncharacterized protein isoform X2, with the translated sequence MQTMFLAGHLPWLLLSIAAMVSRSGVNQSAAEVVRPDVPTTTAWASFTTEDVLIVAEDHENATVAFVIRGEVSECVNITFTYDHEKPTIQPVEGFSVCPHHPTPHALSTTQPDQVPPGGGDEGRPRGQHLPSIASRPLAPLHISLLAGRRTQGVEVSTQHPPPVIVNVSLDIVSCSVGKTILIAEADSPVVDVADAFVRVSVIHNTALEVASNVMGWMYTIAWDVSFLPQVILNWKRKSVVGFSLDNVCLNILAYFYYMLFNVAFYAIPLIKDQFRQRYPRSVNHVRLNDVVFASYATVMILFEGVQCCMYERGPGQTVSRLCRMLLLVFVLVVVVSCVLVGAGIIWWLDVFYIMSYLKLIITPIKYTPQVYVNYKRKSTVGFSVSGVTLDLLGSILSLVQMFLLAANSDDWVSLFTDFAKFGLAIVGIFFAAVYIAQQYHYSLR
- the LOC139754803 gene encoding uncharacterized protein isoform X1, encoding MQTMFLAGHLPWLLLSIAAMVSRSGVNQSAAEVVRPDVPTTTAWASFTTEDVLIVAEDHENATVAFVIRGEVSECVNITFTYDHEKPTIQPVEGFSVCPHHPTPHALSTTQPDQVPPGGGDEGRPRGQHLPSIASRPLAPLHISLLAGRRTQGVEVSTQHPPPVIVNVSLDIVSCSVGKTILIAEADSPVVDVADAFVRVSVIHNTALEVASNVMGWMYTIAWDVSFLPQVILNWKRKSVVGFSLDNVCLNILAYFYYMLFNVAFYAIPLIKDQFRQRYPRSVNHVRLNDVVFASYATVMILFEGVQCCMYERGPGQTVSRLCRMLLLVFVLVVVVSCVLVGAGIIWWLDVFYIMSYLKLIITPIKYTPQVYVNYKRKSTVGFSVSGVTLDLLGSILSLVQMFLLAANSDDWVSLFTDFAKFGLAIVGIFFAAVYIAQQYHYSLRDRLCKR